The following are encoded together in the Poseidonibacter lekithochrous genome:
- a CDS encoding LysE family translocator encodes MSIETWIAFVIASLILTMTPGPSILLGVVHSLNFGVKKTVYTALGDITANFLQMILVAIGLGVIIASSELAFLVIKWFGVITLLYMGIKMIMSKPQIIENTKQESISRKKMFTSGFVVAAGNPKAIIFFTAFFPQFIDPQQSLLLQMSILCPTMALLDFTWVMIYAISANKFFDRFQSNASYINKFSGSALIGASGFLAMSSKSGN; translated from the coding sequence ATGAGTATAGAAACATGGATAGCTTTCGTAATAGCTTCACTAATTTTGACAATGACTCCCGGACCTAGCATATTATTAGGTGTTGTGCATTCTTTGAACTTTGGAGTAAAAAAGACAGTATATACAGCTCTTGGTGATATTACTGCAAATTTTTTACAAATGATTTTAGTTGCTATTGGATTAGGTGTTATTATTGCTAGTTCTGAACTTGCTTTTTTAGTAATCAAATGGTTTGGGGTAATTACACTTTTATATATGGGTATAAAAATGATTATGTCAAAACCACAAATAATAGAAAATACAAAACAAGAAAGTATCTCAAGAAAAAAGATGTTTACATCAGGTTTTGTAGTAGCTGCTGGAAATCCAAAAGCTATAATATTTTTCACAGCATTTTTTCCACAGTTTATAGACCCACAACAATCACTACTATTACAAATGTCAATTCTATGCCCTACTATGGCGTTATTAGATTTCACTTGGGTAATGATATATGCTATTAGTGCAAATAAGTTTTTCGATAGATTTCAAAGTAATGCTTCGTATATTAATAAGTTTAGTGGAAGTGCATTGATAGGTGCATCAGGATTTTTGGCTATGTCATCAAAGAGTGGGAATTAA
- the lolA gene encoding LolA-like outer membrane lipoprotein chaperone, giving the protein MFYKILLSLLCFLGLSNAAVDIKKLETFKAQFTQIIESSSGKTIEYKGDVFIKNTGKILWKYKTPIEKNVYILNNFAIIDEPELEQAIYTQLQNEINIIKLLQSAKEIEKNKYLTNIDNTDYIIEVSNETSKISKISYKDKLENSVEINFENSIENNEINDSVFKFSAPDYYDIIRK; this is encoded by the coding sequence ATGTTTTATAAAATTTTATTGTCACTATTATGTTTTTTAGGACTTTCAAACGCAGCTGTAGATATAAAAAAACTAGAAACTTTCAAGGCACAATTTACTCAAATTATTGAGTCTTCTTCTGGAAAAACTATTGAATATAAAGGGGATGTTTTTATTAAAAATACAGGAAAAATTCTGTGGAAATACAAAACACCTATTGAAAAGAATGTATATATCTTAAATAATTTTGCAATTATTGATGAACCAGAGTTAGAACAAGCTATTTATACTCAGCTTCAAAATGAAATCAATATTATCAAACTTTTACAAAGTGCAAAAGAGATTGAGAAGAATAAGTACTTAACAAATATCGATAATACAGATTATATTATAGAGGTTTCAAATGAAACTAGTAAAATCTCAAAAATATCATATAAAGATAAACTAGAAAATTCTGTAGAAATAAACTTTGAAAACTCTATAGAAAATAATGAAATCAATGATTCTGTATTCAAATTTTCAGCACCAGATTATTATGACATTATAAGAAAATAA